One window of Elaeis guineensis isolate ETL-2024a chromosome 11, EG11, whole genome shotgun sequence genomic DNA carries:
- the LOC105053589 gene encoding uncharacterized protein, with the protein MQLMEAELCLSRALSSSREESGDEELSVLPRHTKVIVTGNNRTKSVLVGLQGVVKKAVGLGGWHWLVLKNGVEVKLQRNALSVLEAPTGNEDDDDDCDNSFCSSSDMGEKDIDYGSVEFHKPTKPRARHTRPWTSSAKSNNRGIYRDIHSYKPQTRVNLAKLGTATLWRYWRHFNLVSINPNPSKEQLVHGVQHHFLSQQLDEMQVIVGFIHTAKRLKTIYS; encoded by the exons ATGCAATTAATGGAGGCTGAGTTGTGTTTGTCTCGAGCTCTGTCTTCGTCTCGAGAAGAAAGTGGGGATGAAGAGCTTTCAGTGCTTCCTAGGCACACTAAAGTCATCGTTACCGGTAACAACAGGACGAAGTCAGTTTTGGTCGGGCTGCAAGGTGTTGTAAAGAAAGCTGTTGGTCTTGGTGGCTGGCATTGGCTG GTCCTCAAGAATGGGGTGGAGGTAAAGCTGCAGAGGAACGCCTTGAGTGTTTTAGAAGCTCCAACTGgtaatgaggatgatgatgacgACTGTGATAACTCTTTCTGCAGCAGCTCTGACATGGGCGAGAAAGATATTGATTACGGTAG CGTAGAGTTCCACAAACCAACAAAGCCCAGGGCTCGGCATACCAGGCCTTGGACTTCTTCAGCCAAGTCAAATAACCGGGGCATCTATAGAGACATCCACAGTTATAAGCCTCAGACG AGGGTGAACTTGGCAAAACTTGGGACTGCCACCTTGTGGAGATATTGGAGGCACTTCAATCTG GTGAGCATCAATCCCAACCCATCCAAGGAACAACTGGTTCATGGTGTGCAGCACCATTTCCTTTCTCAG CAATTGGATGAGATGCAGGTGATTGTGGGGTTCATTCACACAGCCAAGAGGTTGAAGACCATCTACTCTTGA